TCTTGACCGGCGCCTTCAGGTATTGGAAGCCGTGCTCGGCGACCTCGCCGGCAATGATCACGGCGACGGAAGCATGACGGGGGGCCTGATCGGCGAGCACCAGCCGCCCGGTCTTCTTCACCGAGGCCACGATGGTCTGCACATCGAGGGGCGCGATGGTCCGGGGATCGATCACTTCGACGCCAATGCCCTCCTTGGCGAGAACTTCCGCAGCCGCAAGCGACTTCTTCACCATCCATCCCGTGGCCACCAGCGTTACATCGCTCCCGGCCCGCTTCACGTCCGCTACGCCGAACGGGATCACGTAATCCCCGTCGGGCACTTCACCCCTGTCCAGGGTCAGCATGTAGTGATGCAGATACACGACCGGGTTATCGTCGCGGATGGCGGCGGCCATGAGCCCCTTGGCGTCCGCGGCCGTCGAAGGCAGAACCACCTTCAAACCGGGAATTCCCATCATCGTGTGGTAGATGCAATTGGAGTGCTGGCCCGCCCAGCCCGCGGCAAACCCGTAACCCGCCTTGAAAACGAGCGGCACCTTCGCTTGCCCCCCGGACATGTAGCGAAGCCGCGGCGCTTCGTTGAGCGCCTGATCCATGGCCACCAGCATGAACTCGCTCATCCACAGCTCGACCACCGGGCGCAGCCCGGTCATGGCCGCGCCCACCGCGATGCCCATCTCCGCCGTCTCCGAAATGGGGGTGATGCGCACGCGATTCTTGCCGAACAACCGGACCATGTGATCTTTCTCGGTCATCCCCAGATTCTGGCCATAGAAAATAACGTTGCCATCGCGCTTCATCTCTTCCACGATGGCCGTGGCGATGGCTTCCCCGTACATCATTTCGCGCGGCATAAGCTGTCCCCCCTTCTAGGCGTACACGTACTTGGTCGCTTCTTCGGGCGCCGGGAACGGGCTGGCCAGCGCAAACTTCACGGCCTCTTCCATCTCCGCGCGAACGGTCTCTTCGATGTGCTTATTTTCGGTCTCGGACAAAACGCCGCTGCCCATCAGCTTGGTCCGGAACTGCAAGATGGGATCCTTGGCCTTCGCCGCGGCGTACTCGTCCCTCTTGCCGTAGGTTTCGATGGCTTCATGCTCCGGAAACTGCGTGGGCACCGGAGGCACGGTGATGGCATTGCCATGCGCGCTGAAGCGGTAGAATTTCGATTCGATCAGGCTCGGTCCCCGGCCCGCACGCGCCCGCTCTGAGGCCTTC
This sequence is a window from Terriglobia bacterium. Protein-coding genes within it:
- a CDS encoding alpha-ketoacid dehydrogenase subunit beta, whose product is MPREMMYGEAIATAIVEEMKRDGNVIFYGQNLGMTEKDHMVRLFGKNRVRITPISETAEMGIAVGAAMTGLRPVVELWMSEFMLVAMDQALNEAPRLRYMSGGQAKVPLVFKAGYGFAAGWAGQHSNCIYHTMMGIPGLKVVLPSTAADAKGLMAAAIRDDNPVVYLHHYMLTLDRGEVPDGDYVIPFGVADVKRAGSDVTLVATGWMVKKSLAAAEVLAKEGIGVEVIDPRTIAPLDVQTIVASVKKTGRLVLADQAPRHASVAVIIAGEVAEHGFQYLKAPVKMVTALDTSIPYSEPLEKYVLPDEDKIVRAVKATMVRQAAAV